A genomic region of Streptomyces sp. NBC_00247 contains the following coding sequences:
- a CDS encoding glycosyltransferase, whose product MKIAFLMFSAYGQAGTSVATQTLANSLAARQHDVELVSLFQYHDAPPLRYAPGVSLRSLMDTRNGSADLDEPLHSVPSDHCAGFKPDDRNRYSRLVDERAAAYLAGCDADVVIATAPNTVTLLAVFGTGAYITLGQAHTHYHHQSPGSRKALDAAIPKLDAFVTVTSRDARTHQDAYGAVGTVFHAIPNAVPGTTLRSDVRGSRIVTSSGRMVDWKRFDLLITAFAQLGRRHPDWTLRIFGSGAEKAALRKQIDDLGANDRILLMGHTKHLREELAKAALHTSTSTDETFGLTIVEAMTCGVPVLSTAGPHGPSEIITDGVDGRLSPVGDADAFAKNLDLLMSDAELRAQLSVNALEASTRYSNEEQAKTYENFLAGLLTARDLRPEALCRSTPAGDLEFAVDPATAPGGHFTVLCVNASDGRQALLAAQAERAVDGRLYAVVPARLRLAPGTWNVLLRREDDGVMRRVKVRELQQSTNSLISSPAHTGPVRFRTVTRSEDEYLQIVSREFAAHAEVLSVETAGPHLTVRVYALGVAALPGGPQVDLAGQGAQVVAQSRKNADAQVLIPCAFSEGSASFTVDLQQYGDRMIDHDSIWDLSLSIPGNLTVSGESHRLRLGRFGDEILKRKPVNVYPKRTVTTSGGRAVAFHPYYTDSNYLSIGLKLAS is encoded by the coding sequence ATGAAGATCGCGTTCCTGATGTTCAGCGCGTACGGGCAGGCCGGCACGTCCGTCGCCACCCAGACGCTGGCCAATTCCCTTGCCGCCCGGCAGCACGACGTCGAGCTGGTGAGCCTGTTCCAGTACCACGACGCGCCTCCGCTGCGCTACGCGCCGGGGGTGTCCCTGCGCAGCCTGATGGACACCCGCAACGGCTCCGCCGACCTCGACGAACCACTGCACTCGGTCCCGTCCGACCACTGCGCCGGGTTCAAGCCGGACGACCGCAACCGCTACAGCCGCCTGGTGGACGAGCGCGCCGCCGCCTACCTCGCCGGCTGCGACGCGGACGTGGTCATCGCGACCGCTCCGAACACCGTCACACTGCTCGCGGTCTTCGGGACGGGGGCGTACATCACGCTGGGGCAGGCGCACACGCACTACCACCACCAGTCCCCCGGCTCGCGGAAGGCGCTGGACGCCGCCATCCCGAAGCTGGACGCGTTCGTCACGGTGACCTCCCGGGACGCCCGGACCCACCAGGACGCGTACGGGGCGGTGGGAACCGTCTTCCACGCCATCCCCAACGCCGTCCCCGGCACCACCCTCCGGTCGGACGTGCGCGGTTCGCGCATCGTGACCTCCTCCGGCCGGATGGTGGACTGGAAGCGGTTCGACCTGCTGATCACCGCCTTCGCCCAGCTCGGCCGGAGGCACCCCGACTGGACCCTGCGCATCTTCGGCAGCGGCGCGGAGAAGGCGGCGCTGCGCAAGCAGATCGACGACCTCGGCGCGAACGACCGCATCCTCCTCATGGGGCACACCAAGCACCTGCGGGAGGAACTGGCGAAGGCCGCGCTGCACACCTCCACCTCCACCGACGAGACGTTCGGCCTCACCATCGTCGAGGCGATGACCTGTGGAGTGCCCGTGCTCAGCACGGCGGGTCCGCACGGCCCTTCCGAGATCATCACCGACGGGGTGGACGGGAGACTGTCCCCGGTCGGCGACGCGGACGCCTTCGCCAAGAACCTGGACCTGCTGATGAGCGACGCCGAGCTGCGCGCACAGCTCTCCGTGAACGCGCTGGAGGCGTCCACCCGCTACAGCAACGAGGAGCAGGCGAAGACGTACGAGAACTTCCTGGCCGGTCTGCTGACGGCCCGGGACCTCCGTCCGGAGGCGCTCTGCCGGTCCACTCCGGCGGGCGACCTGGAGTTCGCCGTCGATCCGGCGACCGCCCCCGGCGGCCACTTCACCGTGCTCTGCGTCAACGCGTCGGACGGCCGCCAGGCGCTGCTGGCGGCCCAGGCGGAACGCGCGGTGGACGGGCGTCTCTACGCCGTCGTCCCGGCCCGGCTCCGGCTGGCCCCCGGTACCTGGAACGTGCTGCTGCGCCGCGAGGACGACGGTGTGATGCGCCGGGTGAAGGTCCGTGAGCTCCAGCAGTCCACGAACTCGCTGATCTCGTCGCCGGCCCACACCGGCCCGGTGCGGTTCCGTACGGTGACGCGCTCCGAGGACGAGTACCTCCAGATCGTCTCGCGCGAGTTCGCCGCCCACGCGGAGGTGCTGTCCGTCGAGACGGCGGGTCCCCACCTCACGGTGCGGGTCTACGCGCTGGGGGTCGCCGCGCTGCCGGGCGGGCCGCAGGTGGACCTGGCGGGCCAGGGAGCGCAGGTGGTCGCGCAGAGCCGCAAGAACGCGGACGCGCAGGTGCTGATCCCGTGCGCGTTCTCGGAGGGGTCGGCGAGCTTCACCGTCGATCTCCAGCAGTACGGCGACCGGATGATCGACCACGACTCCATCTGGGACCTGTCGCTGAGCATTCCGGGGAACCTGACGGTCTCGGGCGAGTCCCACCGGCTGCGGCTGGGACGGTTCGGTGACGAGATCCTCAAGCGCAAGCCCGTCAACGTCTACCCGAAGCGGACCGTCACCACGTCCGGGGGCCGCGCCGTCGCCTTCCATCCGTACTACACCGACAGCAATTACCTGTCGATCGGCCTGAAGCTCGCGTCCTGA
- a CDS encoding LCP family protein — MSHDSVPQDQGPAPRAGSRKKKAPRKRRRGLKITLGIVLVLLIAAGGTAYWMYRDLDNNITAVDIDSKLDEKERPEKLPTSGQNLLVLGSDSRAGAENKELGGGGSVSGARSDTAMVVHIPEGRTEAVAVSIPRDTLVTRPECVKSDGSTMASADRVMFNSVYSQVGPACVVKTVEKMSGVRIDHYLEINFAGFKGLVDAIGGVTVEVDEPIKDSSSGLDLSAGTHKLNGTESLAFVRTRHGIGDGSDLGRIGLQQQFMFALLKEVKKQDLLGSPTKSYKIASAATESLTTDSSLASLTSLAEFARSMNGVDPSTMETIMLPVEYDKADPNRVVAAHPQSDDLWKAVRTDATIPESAKKSPATGG, encoded by the coding sequence ATGAGCCACGACTCCGTTCCCCAGGACCAGGGACCCGCACCGCGGGCCGGGTCCCGCAAGAAGAAGGCCCCGCGCAAGCGCCGCAGGGGCCTCAAGATCACGCTCGGCATCGTCCTCGTCCTGCTGATCGCGGCAGGCGGCACGGCCTACTGGATGTACCGCGACCTCGACAACAACATCACGGCCGTCGACATCGACTCCAAGCTGGACGAGAAGGAGCGGCCGGAGAAGCTGCCGACGTCCGGGCAGAACCTCCTCGTCCTCGGCTCGGACTCGCGGGCCGGGGCGGAGAACAAGGAGCTCGGTGGCGGCGGCAGCGTGAGCGGCGCGCGGTCCGACACGGCGATGGTGGTGCACATACCCGAGGGCCGCACCGAGGCCGTCGCCGTCTCCATACCCCGCGACACCTTGGTGACCAGGCCCGAGTGCGTCAAGAGCGACGGCTCCACGATGGCCTCCGCCGACCGCGTCATGTTCAACTCGGTCTACTCGCAGGTGGGTCCGGCCTGCGTCGTGAAGACCGTCGAGAAGATGTCCGGTGTGCGGATCGACCACTACCTGGAGATCAACTTCGCCGGCTTCAAGGGTCTCGTCGACGCCATAGGCGGCGTCACCGTCGAGGTCGACGAGCCCATCAAGGACAGTTCGTCGGGCCTGGACCTCTCCGCCGGTACGCACAAGCTCAACGGCACCGAGTCCCTCGCCTTCGTCCGGACCCGTCACGGTATCGGGGACGGCAGCGACCTCGGCCGGATCGGCCTCCAGCAGCAGTTCATGTTCGCGCTGCTGAAGGAGGTCAAGAAGCAGGACCTGCTGGGCAGCCCCACCAAGTCGTACAAGATCGCCAGCGCTGCCACCGAGTCGCTCACCACCGACTCCAGCCTCGCCTCGCTGACGTCCCTCGCGGAGTTCGCCCGTTCGATGAACGGCGTCGACCCGTCGACCATGGAGACGATCATGCTGCCGGTCGAGTACGACAAGGCGGACCCGAACCGGGTGGTGGCCGCGCACCCGCAGTCCGACGACCTGTGGAAGGCGGTCCGCACGGACGCCACCATCCCGGAGTCGGCCAAGAAGTCCCCGGCGACCGGCGGCTGA
- a CDS encoding amino acid permease has protein sequence MSVEQGTPPGRDGLLRTKTIEQSLRDTEEPEHALKKSLSALDLTVFGVGVVIGTGIFVLTGKVAKETAGPATAIAFAVAGVVCALAALCYAEFASTVPVAGSAYTFSYASLGELVAWIIGWDLVLEFALGTAVVAVGWSGYVRSLMDNAGWSLPDALAGTDVASGFGFDLLAFLLVLVLTAVLVLGMKLSARVTTVVVAIKVAVVLVVIVAGLFFIDTGNYSPFVPEAEPQPSGTGLDSPLVQALFGYAPTNFGVMGIFTAASIVFFAFIGFDVVATAAEETRHPQRDMPRGILGSLLICTVLYVAVSIVVTGMQHYTELSVSAPLADAFKAVGHPFYAGVISFGAAVGLTVVCMILLLGQSRVFFAMSRDGLLPRFFSVTHPKYGTPYRPTILLGVIIAIVAGFTSIDELATLVNIGTLFAFVVVALGVIVLRRTRPDLPRAFRTPWVPVLPVLSVAASVWLMLNLPVETWLRFAIWMALGVVIYFAYGRKHSRLTTGRK, from the coding sequence GTGAGCGTGGAACAGGGGACACCCCCCGGCCGGGACGGACTGCTCCGGACGAAGACGATCGAGCAGTCCCTGCGTGACACCGAGGAGCCCGAGCACGCGCTCAAGAAGTCGCTCTCCGCCCTCGACCTCACGGTCTTCGGCGTCGGAGTCGTCATCGGCACCGGCATCTTCGTCCTCACCGGCAAGGTCGCCAAGGAGACCGCCGGCCCCGCGACCGCCATCGCCTTCGCGGTCGCCGGTGTGGTCTGCGCGCTGGCCGCCCTCTGCTACGCCGAGTTCGCCTCCACGGTCCCCGTCGCGGGTTCGGCGTACACCTTCTCCTACGCCTCGCTCGGCGAGCTGGTGGCGTGGATCATCGGCTGGGACCTGGTGCTGGAGTTCGCGCTGGGCACGGCGGTGGTGGCCGTCGGCTGGTCCGGGTACGTACGCTCCCTGATGGACAACGCGGGCTGGTCCCTGCCCGACGCCCTCGCGGGGACCGACGTGGCGTCCGGGTTCGGGTTCGACCTCCTGGCCTTCCTCCTCGTGCTGGTCCTCACCGCGGTCCTCGTCCTCGGAATGAAGCTCTCCGCACGGGTCACCACCGTGGTCGTCGCGATCAAGGTGGCCGTCGTCCTGGTCGTCATCGTCGCCGGGCTGTTCTTCATCGACACCGGGAACTACTCGCCCTTCGTCCCGGAGGCCGAGCCGCAGCCGTCCGGCACCGGGCTCGACTCCCCGCTGGTCCAGGCGCTGTTCGGCTACGCGCCCACCAACTTCGGCGTGATGGGCATCTTCACCGCCGCCTCCATCGTCTTCTTCGCCTTCATCGGCTTCGACGTGGTCGCCACCGCGGCGGAGGAGACCCGGCATCCGCAGCGGGACATGCCCCGGGGCATCCTCGGGTCGCTCCTGATCTGCACGGTGCTCTACGTCGCCGTGTCCATCGTGGTCACCGGCATGCAGCACTACACCGAACTCTCCGTCAGCGCCCCGCTGGCGGACGCCTTCAAGGCGGTCGGCCACCCCTTCTACGCGGGCGTCATCAGCTTCGGTGCCGCCGTCGGGCTCACCGTCGTCTGCATGATCCTGCTGCTCGGCCAGTCCCGGGTCTTCTTCGCCATGAGCCGCGACGGGCTGCTGCCCCGGTTCTTCTCGGTGACCCACCCGAAGTACGGCACCCCGTACCGTCCGACGATCCTGCTCGGCGTGATCATCGCGATCGTCGCCGGTTTCACCAGCATCGACGAGCTGGCGACCCTGGTGAACATCGGGACCCTCTTCGCCTTCGTGGTGGTCGCCCTCGGCGTGATCGTTCTCCGCCGCACCCGCCCCGACCTGCCGCGCGCCTTCCGTACCCCCTGGGTGCCCGTGCTCCCGGTCCTCTCGGTGGCCGCCTCGGTCTGGCTGATGCTCAACCTGCCGGTGGAGACCTGGCTCCGGTTCGCGATCTGGATGGCGCTGGGCGTCGTCATCTACTTCGCGTACGGGCGCAAGCACAGCCGGCTGACCACCGGCCGGAAGTGA
- the dxs gene encoding 1-deoxy-D-xylulose-5-phosphate synthase yields MDLLTRIEGPRDLDRLSLDQLEQLAGEIRTFLVDAVSKTGGHLGPNLGVVELTIALHRVFESPRDKVLFDTGHQSYVHKLLTGRQDFSRLKSKGGLSGYPSRAESAHDVIENSHASTVLGWADGLAKANEVLHKDDHVVAVIGDGALTGGMAWEALNNIAAAKDRPLVIVVNDNERSYAPTIGGLANHLATLRTTDGYERFLARGKDLLERTPVVGRPLYETLHGAKKGLKDFIAPQGMFEDLGLKYVGPIDGHDIEALESALLRAKRFGGPVIVHCITEKGRGYTPALQDEADRFHAVGKIHPDTGLPIATSGLDWTSVFGEEMVKLGREREDIVAITAAMLQPVGLGKFEEAFPERIYDVGIAEQHGAVSAAGLATGGLHPVFAVYATFLNRAFDQVLMDVALHKCGVTFVLDRAGITGTDGASHNGMWDMSILQCVPGLRIAAPRDADQVRAQLREAVDVDDAPTVVRFSKGAVGPAVKAVGTVGGMDLLRVPDTDRPDVLLVSVGALAPMCLEIADLLDAQGITTTVVDPRWVKPVDEAMAPLADRHRVVVTVEDNSRVGGVGSAVAQALRDAGVDLPLRDFGIPPVFLDHASRNEVMAEIGLTAPDIARQVTGLVAKLDGRYETRDAEPARD; encoded by the coding sequence GTGGACCTGCTGACCCGCATCGAGGGACCGCGCGACCTGGACCGGCTCAGCCTCGACCAGCTGGAACAGCTCGCCGGGGAGATCCGTACGTTCCTGGTCGACGCCGTGTCCAAGACCGGTGGGCACCTGGGCCCCAACCTGGGCGTGGTCGAGCTGACCATCGCCCTGCACCGGGTCTTCGAGTCGCCCCGCGACAAGGTCCTCTTCGACACCGGCCACCAGAGCTACGTGCACAAGCTCCTCACGGGCCGCCAGGACTTCTCCCGGCTCAAGAGCAAGGGCGGCCTGTCGGGCTACCCCTCGCGCGCCGAGTCCGCGCACGACGTCATCGAGAACTCGCACGCCTCCACGGTCCTCGGCTGGGCCGACGGCCTCGCCAAGGCGAACGAGGTCCTGCACAAGGACGACCACGTCGTCGCCGTCATCGGTGACGGCGCCCTCACCGGCGGCATGGCCTGGGAGGCGCTGAACAACATCGCCGCCGCCAAGGACCGCCCGCTCGTCATCGTCGTCAACGACAACGAGCGCTCCTACGCGCCCACCATCGGCGGCCTCGCCAACCACCTCGCCACGCTGCGCACCACGGACGGCTACGAGCGCTTCCTCGCCCGCGGCAAGGACCTCCTGGAGCGCACCCCCGTCGTCGGCCGGCCGCTCTACGAGACGCTGCACGGCGCGAAGAAGGGCCTCAAGGACTTCATCGCCCCGCAGGGCATGTTCGAGGACCTCGGCCTGAAGTACGTGGGTCCCATCGACGGCCACGACATCGAGGCCCTGGAATCCGCCCTGCTGCGCGCCAAGCGCTTCGGCGGACCGGTCATCGTCCACTGCATCACCGAGAAGGGCCGCGGCTACACCCCCGCCCTCCAGGACGAGGCCGACCGCTTCCACGCCGTGGGCAAGATCCACCCCGACACCGGCCTGCCCATCGCCACCTCCGGCCTCGACTGGACCTCCGTCTTCGGTGAGGAGATGGTCAAGCTCGGCCGGGAGCGCGAGGACATCGTCGCGATCACCGCCGCCATGCTCCAGCCGGTCGGCCTCGGGAAGTTCGAGGAGGCCTTCCCCGAGCGCATCTACGACGTCGGCATCGCCGAGCAGCACGGCGCGGTCTCCGCCGCCGGCCTCGCCACCGGCGGCCTGCACCCCGTCTTCGCGGTGTACGCCACCTTCCTCAACCGCGCCTTCGACCAGGTCCTGATGGACGTCGCCCTGCACAAGTGCGGCGTCACCTTCGTCCTGGACCGGGCCGGCATCACGGGCACCGACGGCGCTTCGCACAACGGCATGTGGGACATGTCGATCCTCCAGTGCGTGCCAGGCCTGCGGATCGCCGCCCCGCGCGACGCCGACCAGGTACGCGCCCAGCTGCGCGAGGCCGTCGACGTCGACGACGCGCCCACCGTGGTCCGCTTCTCCAAGGGCGCGGTCGGCCCGGCCGTCAAGGCGGTCGGCACCGTCGGCGGCATGGACCTGCTGCGGGTCCCCGACACCGACCGGCCGGACGTGCTGCTGGTCTCCGTCGGCGCGCTCGCGCCCATGTGCCTGGAGATCGCCGATCTGCTCGACGCCCAGGGCATCACCACCACCGTGGTCGACCCCCGCTGGGTCAAGCCGGTCGACGAGGCCATGGCCCCGCTCGCGGACCGGCACCGGGTCGTCGTCACCGTCGAGGACAACAGCCGCGTCGGCGGTGTCGGCTCCGCGGTCGCCCAGGCGCTCCGCGACGCCGGTGTCGACCTGCCGCTGCGCGACTTCGGCATCCCGCCGGTCTTCCTCGACCACGCCTCCCGCAACGAGGTCATGGCCGAGATCGGCCTCACCGCCCCGGACATCGCCCGCCAGGTCACCGGGCTCGTCGCCAAGCTCGACGGCCGCTACGAGACCCGCGACGCGGAGCCCGCCCGCGACTGA
- a CDS encoding sugar ABC transporter permease, with the protein MTTDKTSTATAESPVVNPEAADGAATVVDPRLLVREQGLSGYFSEFKRKISAGDLGSLPVIIGLVIICVVFQSMNSEFLSAKNITDISVTMVATGMMAVGIIFVLLLGEIDLSVGSVSGVSGALVAVLTITHGMNEWLAILIAIVSGAVIGAIHGFFFAKIGAPAFAVTLAGLLFWLGFMLNLLGDTGTINLDSKGVVGQMTTYYFTDVAAAYGLAVVGVAAFFLSAFFDSRRRAAAGVPSRPLADIVLRTVVLAVFAFAAAFMFNQDRGLPLAFVLFIVALVITDFVLRRTAYGRKIFALGGSVEASRRAGINVTAIRVSVFAIAGTFGAIGGLFWASKIASANQSAGTGDLLMNVIAAAVIGGTSLFGGRGRTWNALLGVMVIVSIQYGLNLEGIATPVQYMITGAVLLATVCIDSVTRKTQKTAGRA; encoded by the coding sequence GTGACCACGGACAAGACCTCCACCGCCACGGCGGAATCGCCGGTCGTCAACCCGGAGGCCGCCGACGGCGCCGCCACCGTGGTCGACCCCCGGCTGCTCGTCCGCGAGCAGGGACTGAGCGGCTACTTCAGCGAGTTCAAGCGCAAGATCAGCGCCGGTGACCTGGGATCGCTCCCGGTCATCATCGGTCTGGTGATCATCTGCGTCGTCTTCCAGAGCATGAACTCCGAGTTCCTCTCCGCGAAGAACATCACCGACATCTCCGTCACGATGGTCGCCACCGGCATGATGGCCGTCGGCATCATCTTCGTCCTGCTGCTCGGTGAGATCGACCTCTCGGTCGGTTCGGTCAGCGGTGTGTCGGGCGCCCTCGTCGCGGTGCTCACCATCACGCACGGCATGAACGAATGGCTCGCCATCCTCATCGCCATCGTCAGCGGTGCGGTGATCGGCGCGATCCACGGCTTCTTCTTCGCCAAGATCGGCGCCCCGGCGTTCGCCGTCACCCTGGCCGGCCTGCTGTTCTGGCTCGGCTTCATGCTGAACCTGCTCGGTGACACGGGCACCATCAACCTGGACAGCAAGGGCGTCGTCGGCCAGATGACGACGTACTACTTCACCGACGTCGCCGCGGCCTACGGCCTCGCGGTCGTCGGTGTGGCGGCCTTCTTCCTGTCGGCCTTCTTCGACAGCCGCCGGCGTGCGGCCGCCGGGGTCCCGTCCCGCCCGCTCGCCGACATCGTCCTGCGCACGGTCGTCCTGGCGGTCTTCGCCTTCGCCGCCGCGTTCATGTTCAACCAGGACCGCGGTCTGCCCCTGGCGTTCGTGCTCTTCATCGTCGCCCTGGTCATCACGGACTTCGTCCTGCGCCGTACGGCCTACGGCCGGAAGATCTTCGCCCTCGGCGGCAGCGTCGAGGCCTCCCGCCGCGCCGGTATCAACGTCACCGCGATCCGCGTCTCGGTGTTCGCCATCGCCGGTACGTTCGGCGCCATCGGCGGCCTGTTCTGGGCCTCCAAGATCGCGTCCGCCAACCAGAGCGCCGGTACCGGCGACCTGCTGATGAACGTCATCGCGGCGGCCGTCATCGGTGGCACCAGCCTCTTCGGTGGCCGGGGCCGCACCTGGAACGCCCTCCTCGGCGTGATGGTGATCGTCTCCATCCAGTACGGTCTGAACCTCGAAGGCATCGCCACCCCGGTCCAGTACATGATCACGGGTGCCGTCCTCCTGGCGACGGTCTGCATCGACTCCGTCACCCGGAAGACCCAGAAGACGGCGGGCCGCGCCTGA
- a CDS encoding ATP-binding cassette domain-containing protein — translation MVHVSATPVLALRGISKRFGAVQVLTEVELEVHAGEVVALVGDNGAGKSTLVKTIAGVHPIDDGVIEWEGKPVHINRPQDSQGLGIATVYQDLALCDNLDVVGNLYLGRELRRFGVLDEVEMERRSRELLSTLSIRIPSVRIPIASLSGGQRQTVAIARSMLGDPKLVILDEPTAALGVEQTAQVLDLVERLRERGLAVILISHNMADVKAVADKVAVLRLGHNNGVFDVKTTSHEEIISAITGATDNAVTRRAARTAEVSK, via the coding sequence ATGGTTCACGTGTCCGCTACGCCCGTGTTGGCGTTGCGAGGGATCTCGAAGCGATTCGGTGCCGTCCAGGTACTCACCGAAGTCGAGCTCGAGGTCCACGCCGGTGAAGTGGTCGCCCTGGTGGGCGACAACGGCGCCGGAAAATCAACGCTGGTCAAGACCATTGCCGGTGTCCACCCCATCGATGACGGTGTCATCGAGTGGGAGGGCAAGCCGGTCCACATCAACCGCCCCCAGGACTCCCAGGGGCTGGGCATCGCGACGGTCTACCAGGACCTCGCCCTCTGCGACAACCTCGATGTCGTGGGCAACCTCTACCTCGGCCGGGAGCTGCGCCGCTTCGGCGTCCTCGACGAGGTCGAGATGGAGCGCCGCTCCCGCGAGCTGCTCTCCACGCTCTCCATCCGCATCCCCAGCGTCCGTATCCCGATCGCCTCCCTCTCCGGCGGTCAGCGCCAGACGGTGGCCATCGCGCGTTCGATGCTCGGTGACCCGAAGCTGGTCATCCTCGACGAGCCGACGGCCGCCCTCGGCGTCGAGCAGACCGCCCAGGTCCTCGACCTGGTCGAGAGGCTGCGCGAGCGCGGTCTCGCGGTCATCCTCATCAGCCACAACATGGCCGACGTCAAGGCGGTGGCCGACAAGGTCGCCGTGCTGCGCCTGGGCCACAACAACGGCGTCTTCGACGTGAAGACCACCTCGCACGAAGAGATCATCTCTGCCATCACGGGCGCCACGGACAACGCCGTGACCCGTCGTGCGGCGCGCACCGCGGAGGTTTCGAAGTGA
- a CDS encoding sugar ABC transporter substrate-binding protein has product MNTRMRHAAVAVAATAMAVSLAACGSAKESGDKADSSSSSSAKKGDDLKIGLLLPENATARYEKFDKPIIEKKIGELTGGKAEVVYSNAKQDATLQAQQVETMITNKVDALIIDAVDSKSIANSVQKAKDAGIPVVAFDRLAEGPIDAYTSFDNEEVGRVQGKALLEALGDNASKGKIVMMNGAITDPNAALFKKGAKSVLDGKVTVGKEYDTKEWKPENANANMEAAITALGKDKIVGVYSANDGMAGGIITALKASGLKTLPPVTGQDAELAGVQRIVSGEQFMSVYKPYSPEGEAAATMAVSLAKGEKIAASVATSTVDSATTKGVPTYLVPVVSLTKDNIKDTVIEDGVYTVAEICAGQYASACATLGLK; this is encoded by the coding sequence ATGAACACGCGTATGCGCCATGCCGCTGTTGCTGTCGCCGCCACCGCCATGGCGGTCTCGCTTGCCGCTTGTGGGAGCGCCAAGGAGTCCGGCGACAAGGCCGACAGCTCTTCGTCGTCGTCGGCCAAGAAGGGCGACGACCTCAAGATAGGTCTGCTCCTTCCGGAGAACGCCACCGCTCGGTACGAGAAGTTCGACAAGCCGATCATCGAGAAGAAGATCGGCGAGCTCACGGGCGGCAAGGCGGAGGTCGTCTACAGCAACGCCAAGCAGGACGCCACGCTGCAGGCGCAGCAGGTCGAGACCATGATCACCAACAAGGTCGACGCCCTCATCATCGACGCGGTGGACTCCAAGTCGATCGCCAACAGCGTGCAGAAGGCCAAGGACGCGGGCATCCCCGTCGTCGCCTTCGACCGCCTCGCCGAAGGCCCCATCGACGCCTACACCTCCTTCGACAACGAAGAGGTCGGCCGGGTCCAGGGCAAGGCCCTCCTCGAGGCGCTGGGTGACAACGCCTCCAAGGGCAAGATCGTGATGATGAACGGCGCGATCACCGACCCGAACGCCGCACTCTTCAAGAAGGGCGCCAAGTCCGTCCTGGACGGCAAGGTGACCGTCGGCAAGGAGTACGACACCAAGGAGTGGAAGCCGGAGAACGCCAACGCCAACATGGAGGCGGCGATCACGGCTCTCGGCAAGGACAAGATCGTCGGCGTCTACTCCGCCAACGACGGCATGGCCGGCGGTATCATCACCGCCCTCAAGGCCTCCGGCCTGAAGACCCTCCCGCCGGTCACCGGTCAGGACGCCGAGCTCGCGGGCGTGCAGCGCATCGTCTCCGGTGAGCAGTTCATGAGCGTCTACAAGCCGTACTCCCCGGAGGGTGAGGCCGCCGCCACCATGGCCGTCTCGCTGGCCAAGGGCGAGAAGATCGCCGCCTCGGTCGCCACCTCGACCGTGGACAGCGCCACCACCAAGGGTGTCCCGACCTACCTCGTCCCGGTCGTCTCGCTGACCAAGGACAACATCAAGGACACGGTCATCGAGGACGGCGTCTACACCGTCGCCGAGATCTGCGCCGGCCAGTACGCCTCCGCCTGCGCCACCCTCGGCCTCAAGTAG